The proteins below are encoded in one region of Microbacterium pygmaeum:
- a CDS encoding ROK family protein, protein MSDPTTAARGIRQRNLSRLLRMLHLDGPQSRARLTELTGLNRSTIADLVGELTRAGLALEKAPDPSRRVGRPSPVVTVDPRVLAIAVNPEVDALTIAAIGLDRGIPVRERLELDHLLTPEETADLVAERLADWRSGALAEARLVGIGVAVPGLVRTADGIVRDAPHLHWTDAPLRDLLTTATGLPVSVGNDASLGVMAEHLFGAGRGIDDIVYLNGGASGIGGGLVVGGMPVAGAGGYAGEFGQNRPGIAADSDRRASGGVLEDEVSRSRLLRVAGLDSADEPTLAAALAGSDDAAVTEELARQRGILSTALANAVNVLNPTLVVLGGFLATIADSDAAGLLDAVGAQAMSANMEGLHIRVASLAEDRLLIGAAEAAFAELLNDPTGPDR, encoded by the coding sequence ATGAGCGATCCGACGACGGCGGCGCGCGGCATCCGCCAGCGCAATCTCAGCCGTCTGCTGCGGATGCTGCATCTGGACGGACCCCAGTCGCGGGCGCGCCTGACCGAGCTCACGGGACTGAACCGATCGACGATCGCCGATCTCGTCGGCGAGCTCACCCGAGCCGGACTGGCACTGGAGAAGGCACCGGACCCCTCACGTCGGGTCGGACGACCCTCCCCGGTGGTGACCGTGGACCCGCGCGTCCTCGCGATCGCCGTGAACCCCGAGGTCGACGCGCTGACGATCGCGGCGATCGGACTCGATCGCGGGATCCCGGTACGCGAACGCCTCGAGCTCGACCACCTGCTCACGCCCGAGGAGACCGCAGACCTCGTCGCCGAGCGACTGGCCGACTGGCGGTCGGGCGCGCTCGCCGAGGCCCGTCTCGTCGGCATCGGGGTGGCCGTTCCGGGACTCGTGCGCACCGCCGACGGCATCGTCCGCGACGCTCCGCACCTCCATTGGACCGATGCGCCGCTGCGCGATCTGCTCACGACGGCGACGGGGCTGCCCGTGTCGGTCGGAAACGACGCCAGCCTCGGCGTCATGGCCGAGCACCTGTTCGGCGCGGGGCGCGGCATCGACGACATCGTCTACCTCAACGGCGGAGCCAGCGGCATCGGCGGCGGACTCGTCGTCGGAGGGATGCCGGTGGCCGGCGCCGGCGGCTATGCCGGCGAATTCGGTCAGAACCGTCCGGGCATCGCCGCCGACTCGGACCGCCGGGCCTCCGGCGGGGTGCTGGAGGACGAGGTCAGCAGATCGCGCCTGCTGAGGGTGGCAGGGCTGGACTCCGCCGACGAGCCGACGCTCGCCGCCGCGCTTGCCGGCTCCGATGACGCCGCCGTCACCGAGGAGCTCGCGCGGCAGCGCGGCATCCTCTCCACTGCGCTGGCCAATGCGGTCAATGTGCTGAACCCGACGCTCGTGGTGCTCGGCGGGTTCTTGGCGACCATCGCCGACTCCGATGCGGCCGGGCTCCTGGACGCGGTCGGAGCGCAGGCGATGTCGGCGAACATGGAGGGACTCCACATCCGGGTAGCCTCGCTTGCTGAGGACCGGCTGCTGATCGGCGCGGCGGAGGCGGCGTTCGCTGAGCTGCTGAACGATCCGACCGGCCCCGACCGCTGA